acttaTTGGTAGAATTGCCTTGTTAAGGTTTAGGGCTTGACATGTTTCAATGATCTCAGACCTGAGGGGAGTTACCAAAGCTTGGGAAGAAGGATGTACCACTGATAGCGAACACAGAGAACGCAGAATTTATGGGTCACAAGGACATTTGGCAGAACCCCCAAGTAAATCCAACTCATCAATtgtgctgaaatcagctctgAATGGGTAAAAGGTAATTCCATCAGGGGGAGATCATGACCACTGACTCACAGACCACTGATCCAAGAAACCCACTGactcaaaagaagagaaagactgagCATGCAGCCTAATTAGCATCAGAAGCAAGAGAATCATTAACCAGGaaaagatatatataaatagttAAAAGTTTTGGTAGTCATGCTGGCTTTGTGGATTTTTCAGCCAGCACCCCTTTCTGCGTAGAActgcaaaaaaatcaaatacctTGACTCTGCATGTGGATTGGCCTTTTGCACACTGGGTGAAAGAACCTGTTTTGGGACAACAAAAATAGCAGTTGTGCTTCTGGTGTTGGGTTCTACTTGAAACTTGGGATTTGGGGAATTCATCAAACATGTTTGTTTTAGAAATTTTCATAGTTCAGAACATTCTTTTAAATTTGGGGTTGGCTGATTTACAGTTTTGTAAATTCTAGACGAATAAAAGATTCATGTaccaaaaggaaacattttgtccaactaatatttttttaattttaatttcagaattttcaaGTACAGTTCTGGAATAATATAGAAGattatatctttttttctttaaatactaCATGggagttttttgggtttgggtttttttgggggtttgttttggggggtttttatgtttgtttgtttgttgttgttttttctgcagAGGAGACCATTAACCTCTTATCTCTTAGCCTCTTATCAGTCTTTGCCTATCTTTCCCTTCTTGTCTTGAGGGAGCACCAAATGATGAAATATTTGATGACAGATTGTGTTAGCTCACAGTATGTGGCCACATGAACAAACAGATGTGAGAAGATAAAAGTGTTCAGCAGAAAGTTTGCTAGGCTTAACAACTGACTAATATAATAGTATATACAAAGATACACTATCAGATACATCACACACAGGCAAACCATTGATgacttttctgtctgttttgaaAGCTGAAGAAGGGATTCTTTTTCCCTTGTGCAGGAACCTCTAATTACAGAACAGGTCTTCatgtttttattctattttaaaatgcaaactgCTAAAGAAAGAACTGTCTAGTGTTAACAGTTCCCCATCCTTCGTAAGATTCCATTCCCAGAAGCCTTTAACTTCCCTAAATATTACCATTTTGGCTAAACTTCTGCAAATCAGACCCTGGGTCTAGTagcctcctcttctctttctcctgcttcccctgttctctctctgtaaACACTCAGGAAAAATTTGTTTACCACAAGTTTCCCATGACTTGCCTAGTCTTCCCTAGGAAACACAGAAGAAGGGTTCAACCCCACTTCCCTAAAGAAAATTGAAAACTCTTAACCACTATCAAATGAATAACAGAATATACTGAATAACAGAAATTCTGTGGAAAATGAGTCTCTAAAAGCAGATTGCTCAGGAACAAGGAAGGTGCCTTGAAGTTGCACATTAAAAGCCAGAGCAGCTCATGACTGTTTGACTTTGTAGTGCAGCATCTCCAACATGGAAGTATCAGCCTGTGGACTCCCTCATTATCAGGTAACACGGATTGAATTCAGATGTGCAAATTCAGATGTTGGAGGTGTCACCCTCAGGCAGCTTTTAAAGTCAATGAGGAAAAACTGGCGCTTCTAAGTCACGATTCATTTAGCCTGGTTTAGACACTCACCTCAGGGTGAGATGCATTGCACACCAGATGTGCCTATTTGTCCTCCTTGATTATAAAGGAAATATCTATTTCAGATGTAGATATCTGAAATTAGAGGATATGGATCCCATCGTGTATACAAAGTAAGTAAAATTAATTATACTGACCATTTCAATAACagatattaatttttatctACAAATATTGTCCTGCCTATGCCCTGAGACCATCACAGGTACAATAAGGCATCACTCTTCTGTTTGTTCTATGCAAGCAGGAACCCACTAGAGTATGAAGGATTAACTGCTTGATGTAAATCTTGAGAGAATGTAAAGGGAGCGAAAGAGTTGAAGGAATAAGGAACAttacaaggaaaaaaggaagaaacaagagACAGCATTGTTGAGGAAGAGTAGACAGTGAAAAcagctgttttctctttcaaataaaTGGTACTCACTGAATTGGTATGCATTCAGTATTTAATATTGTTTTTAACACTCCATGCATTACTAAGTGCCAACTGTATGTGCCTGCATTCAATATGAACCTTTTGTTTGTGTACCTTCCTGGGTGGTTTCTAGAGTGGTGCTTTATAATAGTAAATTCTCAAAACACCATTCTGTTTTTATCTGTCACTATTTCCAAGTGTGGATCTGACACACTAAAACTAGAGGTGTCAAGACTGGCAGCTACTTCGAGTGGGCTAGAACCTGTTTTTTTCCAACAGTCCTTTTTTCAATAGACATTTAACCATTCAATACAGAACTCCTATCACCTCAATGGTACTCAGCACTACTATGGATCAGATTCACCTGAATACAGTAGGGTATACCATCTCTCCAAAATAAACATCCAACAAAGGCAGAAGCACacaaaaaattaaggaaaaattcCCTGACTGTTAATTGTGTGAGTCCATTAAgtcactttattttttatgatttttttttctaattccagGGAAAAAACACGAATAAGGAAAGTCAGCAATGCCAGTGCACCAGAGCAACAAGAAATGAGATGCCACTCTTCTCTACCAGGATCTACCCTTTCCCTGACATCCAAGCAGGCTTACCAGGAAGGCAACCAGCAGTCTTACTGGTTCAGATTTTTTAGACTgtcatttgatttttaaaaggacaAATTGAAAAGGAGAGTGTTCTTTCACAGCCACCAAATCTGCAAAATCAGAAACTCAGAAACAGCAGCTGATGTTTAAACTCGTGCAGGAGAGACAGACTACTACTTCCGTGCCACACATGTCATCACATTTTCACAGGATAGTATTTCTTAACCTCTTAAGAATGCAATCAAATTAAGTGAATGTTTTAGCATGTGATCCCTCTTAATATCTTTCTAGAAACATACTTTTAATAAGCACTGATTTCCTCATTACATTACAGtatcaaaaaaatgaaaaaaacatttctgctttcaATTATTTGATCATGACAGTTTAAGAGAACTTCTTTCctgtatataaaaaaataataaaataatgtatCTTTATTCCTAAGGTGTTATGCTTTCATTACAGATTACCAAGAATTATATGTTGAACTTAATTACCCTTTTCCATTTCCCCCTCCCATTAAGTAAATGCAACTAGTAACACTTGCAGAAATCCATATTTCCTGCAAAGAACACAGGTGAATGTtcttatgttttcatttttgatgCACAAATGTAAAGTTACACACATGAAGTGTAACACATGAAGTTACACTGATTCATTGATTTGAGAGTTTGTATTTTATGACACAACACAGTTGACCGTAGGACagttttctacattttcttcttGTCAATCAATTAAGCCACTAATGTTCTTTGTTATTATAACCTCCTTTTCACAAGGTGAAACATTTGTTCTTCATCTTTTTACAAAATGCAATGTTACGTGTGGGCTCTTCCAACATGGAAGTCAAAGAACAGTAACTCAAGAACATGAAAGTAGGGATGAGATATCAAGTCTTGGTCTCACCACCACTTTCTCCTCTCACAACATAAGATTTCTTCACATTCAGCATATCTCCCGAATGTGCATGTTCCTCCACAAGATAAGGTATAATTATTCCACAATCTAACTTTCCTTGGTTGTAGCCTTTCCTTAATTTTATGCTATTACCAAAaactaaataatttttgtttccttgccAAATGATTGTAGAACAACAGTCACATAGGTTTCTTTGCCTTCACATATTTAGTATGATGAAGGTGAGTTAATTTAATCAGGAGAGAGGAAGGTAATAAAAACAAGGGGTGCTGTTGATGGTAGCATTCCTAACACACTCAATACCAAATTAGCAGTATTTCTCGGAACTGAGGAAGTAATAAGCAGCAAAAATGTCCTCCTTTTTCATGCTGATTACATTGATACATCTGGGCATGAATCTACCTCCTGCCATTTAAATGTTAGCCAACTCATAACTGGACTGAAGTAACTTGTCTGGTCTTGACCATCAAATACCAAAAGCTCTGGATTCATAGAGTAGCATACATTGAGAGAAACACTGCTAAACAAACACACCCCAAAGATATACAGTTTTCTTTGTCCTCCTGTAGTCAACTTCCTGCTTAAATTTCAAATCCAAGTCATCATAATTTTTTAAGTTGCCCTTGGGTGGAGATCATTCAATGTCCAAGCTGTGACAACTCGCTAAGTCATGACCTGCAAAGGAGGTTATATTGCGGTTATCTGCAGCATGGTGACAACTATaattctttttcagtctttttcacTGTATCTTATTCTGTATAGAGGCTCCAGTTTGTACCTATTTTCTATGGGAAAGAGATTCTACAAGCTTTCACTGGAAAAAGCAACCAGGATCTGCCTGCCCTGATTTAACCCCTGTCACCCATGAACAGAGGCAATACTACACAAACTTCATTGAAGCAGGAGACTGCACACTTTCAGCCTCAAGTCTAAAGGAGCTGGGttgattgtttggtttttatggTAACATTTTTTTATGCCAAGATTTTTACATGCCATCTGCTCTTCTAGATAAGTCACTAACAGCATGGAAAAGTACTGGCTACCtgaaaaaataacccaaaaatAGCAAAACAGCTCATcaggtaatttttaaattggAGTGTCATATAACTTGGTGTCTTCAAACCGACAGCTATCATGCTCGTTATGTGCTAAACCATGTCTCTCATAGCAAAAGCCATGGCCATTTATTAAGCATcttatattttcaaaatcatCACTGTTAAACATATACTTTATTTGGCCTATACAGGATTTTTGGAACTGCATATTACGGCCCACCATTCACATAATACAAATAAAAGACTTCAAACAATGTCTTTTGAGTAATGTTTCCATAATCTtcaacataatttaaaaatgcattgagTGGTTTGGGCTGTATACTAAAGGCTTAGTTtattcagtttttttaaaaaacaagagtGGTAGAAGGCTACGCAAAAAAGATAAGTTTGTGCTCTCTGAAGACAACTGACTGCAGTTAATGATGGTGACATACACATGTATTACCATGTGCTGAAGCAAAAACCCAACATGTTATAAATAGTAGAAGGATTGGTTCTCTGTCcaaaatcaaaaaaccccagcatttTGTAACAGGAGTTACAACCCTATTCTTTCAAAAGCCTTGTAGTTATTAGACTTTTCTCGTAATCTAGGCACAGAACTTGGTAACAAATTTATACAGTAAAATCATCCTCCTTTTTTCTAAGGTGTAAGAACTGAACTTCAAATCCCATACAGCATTTCTGGTTTGGCTTGGCAGTGTAGACACAGCAAGGTatctggaagaaaaaggaattctTACCAAGAATAAAGGCTTATGTCACTTATGCCACCATTCATTTGCCCACATCTAGATActctgttcagttttgggccccttcAGTACAATGCAGACATTGATAAACTGGGATGACTTGATCACAGGGCCCCAAGATGCTGGGGCTCATGTTCTTGCCCTGAGGAACAGCTGGAGGAATGGGACTGGTTCAGCCCAGGGAAGAGGTGACCTCAGAGAGAACCCTTCATCTGTCTGCCAGCATCCATGAGAGGGTCACCAAGAGCCATGGGGCTCTTCAGTAATGCATagcaggcacagcagagcctATAAATTGGAAAATGTTCCAGCTTTCTACCGGGAGACGCACACGAGACAGTAACACATcttgcccagagctgctgtgcacCCTCTGTTCTTGTAAGATTTTGGAACTCGAGTGAACACAGTCCTGAGCAACTGGGATCTGAACACAGAGAGGACCTCACTTCCACCCTGAGCTACACTGTGATCCCCTTCTGTTTTTATCTGGCTTTTGCAAGGCAGAAGACAGAGCTGTTACTGGTTGAGGTCACCTGCAGCATTGCCCTGAGCATGGCCACTAAACAGCATTGTGAAATACATAATTTCCTGGTTAAATAGTTCTGAAAAAGtagactttattttctttctcctaaaaACATGTAAGCATaagtacttttttcctttgtgtaaCAGATGCTAGTGTTTATTAAGTCTTCAGTAATACATCAATACCAAATATAAACATCATGAGACAATACTTTAGTCAAGTTCATACTTCTTCCTGATGTCTATTTTTGGGCAAGTAGTAACATTTTTTTAGAGAACCATCTTCTGGAACTGAGATTTCTCAATCTGAACCAATCACCTGAGAGACCAACACCTTCCAACTCTTAATCCAGATATCCAGGTAGCACTGACATCTCATCACGCGGGTCGTGCTGTTCAAATCTGAGCGGTATTAACCAAACCGATTCCTGACACAGCCCCAAGTTCACCATACGCTACTGTGAATTACCTTCACATCAGAGGGCTCTACTGCTTGACAACCCCAGTCTCACTGAGGTTCCCCATGCTGCGGCCACAGGCTCTAAAGCCCCGGAGTAATGCCTGTGTTTTCAAGAACTTACAAGTCAACATGCACTAGATGGCCATTACTCACGGGAGACTTGGAACCACACTGGTGAGCAACAGCTATGGGAAGTACTGCAGGAGAGTGGTGTCAAGCCCTTCCCTCTCATCTCCCTCCTTTACTACGTCCAGGAAAAGCGAGCACAGAGCAAGCCCActgatacaaaagaaaaaagccatttACACACATTAGCCGCCCTTAGAAGGTTGGTTTGGGCCAGGAAgcctccctctgcttccctgtgcTCCGGGCACAAGGGTGACTGTTACTTATTCACACGGGCGCTGCTGTTTGTCAACACGGCTCGGGCGCCGCTCTGCCAGCAGGATGGGGCAAACGCGGGACGGGACGGCGGCTGCGGGCCACGCGCTTTCCTCCTGGGGAGACAAACCCCTGCCCTCCAGCCAtgcgccccccgccgcccgccaTCCCGCCCCGTGCGGGAAGGGGGCCAGGGTGTCGCGCTTACCGCGGTGCCGAGGACTCGAGGGGCGAGGCGGGCGGCGGGGTCCGGGCAGGCGCGGCATCGCCGCCCCTCCGAGGATGCTGCTCCTTCTTCTTCGGGCGCCAGTGGGGGAACGCGGGGCGCCGCTtgggcgcggcggcggcggaggggcggcggcggggagcggcggccgcCCCCTCGGGCTCCGAGTCCTCCGACTCGCTGCGGCCGAAGAGGCGCTGGAAGCGGCCGCGCCGCGCCATGCCGGGCTGCGCGGGGCTGTGCGCGGCCGCCGGGTCCGCCCGCCGGCAGCCGGGACAGGAGCGGCAGCGGGGGGAGCGCGGCGCTGTCGGGCTCTCCGTGGACATGGACGGGGCGGCGGTGGCAGCCGCCCGCCCCGGTGTATGCGTTTAATAAGGCgattccctccctccctcgctCCCTGCCCACCGCCGGCCGCGTCGGTCCCTCCCCGCGGAGCGATCCGCGCCGCGGCAGGCGGGTTCCCCGCCGGTGCACAGGAAGGGAGCGGCTCGCCTGTGATCCGTGCCCAGGGTGCGCATTAGGGGCCATTatcttgttgttgttttctgctAACCCTTAGGGTGTGCCCCGGACAGTTGTGCAAGGCTCGGAGAAAGGCTACGCGCCCGCCCGCACCGcgcgggggcagcgccgggggctCCGCatcccccccggccccgccaccGCTCCCCGGCCCCTCTCAGTTTAAAGCGAAAAACATGAATAAAGAACGTCAGCTGTACAGCCGAGGGGGCTCCTCAGGAGAGAGCACACCCCAAACCTTGAAGCGCTGCTTTTTGTCTCGGTGCCCGCCACATTAATTAATTAGCTGCTTATCCCTCTCCCTGGGAATAAATTAGCTCCGACCGCCCTGCTGGCTCTTTATCCCGCTGAGGAGGACGAGGAAAGGATTCCGTAGAGTGGCAGAGCCGTTCCCGCGGGATGGGTCAGGCTGAGGCACCTTGCCGCGGAAGGACCGTGTCAGGTCGTATCGTGACCGACTCTTGCCAGGACGTGGCGGTCCCATGTGTTCCTCGGTGCTTTTAGGAATCTTCTCTTAAATGACCTTGAGTCTAGCTTTCATTAGGAGACTTACTACTGTGCACTGACAGATACTGTCTGTCCTAAATTGCACCTAACAAGCATGCGTTTGTCTCGTATAAGGAGCTTTTAGGGTGATTGTGCTTTTGGTTCTGACTTTGCTTGCTACTGATGGGACGTGGATGTTCTAATTTTCTGCTAAAAATGCTAA
This DNA window, taken from Pseudopipra pipra isolate bDixPip1 chromosome 3, bDixPip1.hap1, whole genome shotgun sequence, encodes the following:
- the LOC135410682 gene encoding autotransporter BimA-like yields the protein MSTESPTAPRSPRCRSCPGCRRADPAAAHSPAQPGMARRGRFQRLFGRSESEDSEPEGAAAAPRRRPSAAAAPKRRPAFPHWRPKKKEQHPRRGGDAAPARTPPPASPLESSAPRYYDVSSRRYTVQENQIPSVICPHSYVLPAISMSTASLPAALRKVSQDIASIYETAAVGLYAKP